The Mesobacillus jeotgali genome window below encodes:
- a CDS encoding VOC family protein: MTFKFKAIDHVQLAAPKGSEDQARKFFIEILGFEEIEKPEELKKRGGAWFQFGNCQIHVGIEEPFVPARKAHPAFEMENIEGLKQHLSSSGVNFIEDDKLPGANRIYVHDPFGNRIELLEWITG, from the coding sequence ATGACATTCAAATTCAAAGCGATCGATCATGTCCAGCTAGCAGCACCTAAGGGCTCAGAAGATCAGGCAAGGAAATTTTTCATAGAAATATTGGGCTTTGAAGAGATTGAAAAGCCAGAAGAGTTGAAAAAACGTGGCGGGGCATGGTTTCAATTCGGGAATTGCCAAATCCATGTTGGCATTGAGGAACCTTTTGTCCCTGCACGCAAAGCACATCCAGCTTTTGAAATGGAGAATATCGAAGGATTGAAACAGCATTTATCCTCTTCAGGGGTCAATTTTATTGAAGATGATAAGCTTCCAGGTGCGAACAGGATTTATGTTCACGACCCATTTGGCAATAGAATAGAACTGCTTGAATGGATAACTGGTTAA
- a CDS encoding MFS transporter yields MTQQQKAKRNLMIMWFANFFIAGSMTMVMPFLSLYIETFGDFSEKYVQNWSGITFSITFVTAFLFSPVIGRLGDRFGRKRILIFMGIGMGIAVFLLGFATSVWELFLLRMFMGLFSGFIPVSQALISTQTSKEEAGKVLGTLQTGSITGSLLGPMLGGVLADSLGYATTFQSTSAFIVLSGLLVFFVMEYRVDIKKGTKTNYSRKEVLQHIFKNPIMLNVLLMSMLVQIAHFSIQPILSLYVGELHGPENLAFFSGIAFSAAGLGNLLMARKWGQIADRVGYIKILVVLLFLSAIIYLPGGFVGNIWQLVLIRFLLGITIGGIIPVRVAYIRQEAPVAMQGEVLGYNTSLRFFGNIIGPVLGGFLAGYFGFTSVFVLTSGLLLVSGIVLFASMQRNPQFIRDTF; encoded by the coding sequence ATGACCCAGCAGCAAAAGGCGAAACGCAACTTGATGATCATGTGGTTCGCGAATTTCTTCATCGCCGGCAGCATGACAATGGTCATGCCATTTCTCTCATTGTACATCGAAACTTTTGGTGATTTTTCAGAAAAGTATGTCCAGAACTGGTCAGGGATTACGTTCAGTATTACCTTCGTAACTGCCTTTTTATTCTCTCCTGTAATCGGAAGATTGGGTGACCGCTTTGGACGCAAGAGAATCTTGATCTTCATGGGGATCGGGATGGGAATAGCCGTCTTTTTGCTTGGATTTGCAACTTCGGTTTGGGAGTTATTCTTACTGAGAATGTTCATGGGATTATTCTCAGGCTTCATACCTGTATCCCAGGCACTTATTTCAACGCAGACATCGAAGGAAGAAGCAGGAAAAGTGTTGGGGACACTGCAGACAGGAAGCATTACAGGCTCGTTGCTTGGCCCAATGCTCGGCGGCGTTCTTGCCGACTCCTTGGGTTATGCGACAACCTTCCAATCAACCTCTGCCTTCATCGTCCTTTCTGGTCTGCTCGTATTCTTTGTCATGGAGTACAGAGTCGACATCAAAAAAGGAACAAAGACAAATTACAGCCGCAAAGAAGTTCTTCAGCATATTTTTAAAAATCCAATCATGCTGAATGTCCTGCTCATGTCGATGCTTGTGCAGATTGCCCATTTCAGTATCCAGCCAATCCTTTCACTATATGTAGGCGAACTGCATGGCCCGGAAAACCTGGCATTCTTTTCTGGAATCGCCTTTTCGGCTGCAGGGCTAGGCAATTTGTTAATGGCAAGAAAGTGGGGACAAATTGCCGACCGGGTTGGCTATATCAAAATCCTGGTCGTGCTCCTGTTTTTATCAGCGATCATCTATCTGCCAGGGGGTTTCGTCGGCAACATCTGGCAGCTCGTCCTGATCCGGTTCCTGCTTGGAATCACCATTGGCGGTATCATCCCGGTCAGGGTGGCCTATATCAGGCAGGAAGCACCGGTGGCCATGCAGGGAGAGGTACTTGGCTACAACACAAGTCTCCGTTTCTTTGGAAATATCATCGGGCCAGTACTTGGTGGATTCCTTGCAGGCTACTTCGGCTTCACCTCGGTATTCGTCCTGACAAGCGGACTTCTGCTCGTAAGCGGCATTGTCCTGTTTGCCTCGATGCAGCGCAATCCCCAATTTATCAGGGATACATTTTAA
- a CDS encoding M14 family zinc carboxypeptidase, with amino-acid sequence MKHKKIISGVVAASLLASSPWTPALAESLKWNYVNAYEEKDGSLFNSENYDFMKFSEIGDKLSQIEKQSNRVKVEVKGKSSTGQPLYVVTIAAPDSKGKFGKIQALRKQMFKNPGKAQEWIENNPDFKVPIMINGSIHGTEFIGSDAVMQLIERFALENDDTTKEILENNILIFNVVQNPDGRIDATRFNGEGIDLNRDFITQSQPETQETVALIKEWNPMVFLDTHGYVKGYAPNKQGLIEPCTVPHNPNYEYDLYEKWAMDQAEAMENEIMSDKESFTGSLYQSMVGTYIPQRDDAEGWDDYPPIFTPMYAMYHGAYGHTLEAPTNDEDGVRWMYDAIMGALKNATENKQEMIKDQIEMFKRGINFDHPFHDEGFFPTAYVLPVDSEDPTVTHKAINHLQKNDIEVVQASKAFTADGKSYPKGTYIVKMDQAKAGLANTMLWDGEDITEDVDAMYDISAWSLPELWGFEAIAVQSEFDVSATLVNQVQEQGSVSGKGPFLIPNSSVKAVNLVNTLLQQGVSVKRDSEGNFYTEAAANAISSAVKESGLHIESAKVPAEAVEVGDLKVAILKDGGMNKAQSHSGTKLALKRLGFNVTEVTPSEVAEQGLSSFDVFVYSGTEGLIAKTQTRAGNKEFGFATPDQFDTFKANVEEFLNNGGKYIAVGAGASNATKTLGLTDNTVVVGDYNSNGIAKVDYSGEGVTGGYGEDDLGFVYRPVWYENTDNDEVSATFDDNADFFVAGHWKNNGDAQGKAVIVKEQDKDVTLIGLEAGFRDHTDYLFRLLSNSIFEK; translated from the coding sequence ATGAAGCATAAAAAAATTATTTCTGGTGTAGTGGCTGCAAGCTTGCTGGCATCCTCACCTTGGACTCCCGCACTCGCTGAATCATTAAAGTGGAATTATGTAAATGCATACGAAGAAAAGGACGGGAGCTTGTTCAACAGCGAAAACTATGATTTCATGAAGTTCTCGGAAATCGGCGACAAGCTTTCGCAAATTGAAAAGCAGTCCAATCGTGTGAAGGTAGAAGTAAAAGGAAAATCGTCAACTGGCCAGCCCCTTTATGTCGTTACGATTGCCGCCCCTGACTCTAAAGGTAAGTTTGGCAAGATCCAGGCTTTGAGAAAACAAATGTTCAAAAATCCTGGAAAAGCACAGGAATGGATCGAGAACAATCCTGACTTCAAGGTGCCTATCATGATCAATGGCTCCATTCATGGCACGGAGTTTATCGGAAGCGACGCGGTCATGCAGCTGATTGAACGTTTTGCTCTTGAGAATGATGACACAACAAAGGAAATCCTCGAAAATAACATCCTGATTTTCAATGTTGTCCAAAATCCTGATGGCCGCATTGATGCTACGCGTTTCAACGGAGAAGGGATCGATTTGAACCGTGACTTCATCACCCAGTCACAACCGGAAACCCAGGAAACTGTCGCTCTCATCAAGGAATGGAATCCGATGGTCTTCCTTGATACTCATGGCTATGTAAAAGGTTACGCTCCGAACAAGCAGGGTCTTATTGAGCCTTGTACGGTACCGCATAACCCTAATTACGAATATGATTTGTATGAAAAATGGGCAATGGACCAGGCAGAAGCAATGGAAAATGAAATCATGTCCGATAAGGAAAGCTTTACCGGCAGCCTCTATCAGTCGATGGTTGGCACCTATATTCCTCAGCGCGATGATGCGGAAGGCTGGGATGATTATCCGCCAATCTTCACTCCAATGTATGCTATGTACCATGGAGCATATGGCCATACACTTGAAGCGCCAACCAATGATGAAGACGGGGTTCGCTGGATGTATGACGCCATAATGGGTGCACTGAAAAATGCAACCGAGAACAAGCAGGAAATGATCAAGGATCAAATCGAGATGTTCAAGCGCGGCATCAATTTTGATCATCCTTTCCATGATGAAGGCTTTTTCCCGACTGCCTATGTGCTGCCTGTTGATTCCGAAGATCCAACCGTGACACATAAGGCAATCAATCATCTGCAGAAAAATGACATCGAAGTCGTCCAGGCTTCGAAAGCATTTACAGCAGACGGAAAGTCTTACCCTAAAGGCACATATATCGTAAAAATGGATCAGGCAAAAGCCGGTCTTGCCAATACGATGCTCTGGGATGGCGAGGACATCACTGAAGATGTTGATGCCATGTATGACATCTCGGCGTGGAGCCTGCCGGAACTCTGGGGCTTCGAGGCAATTGCGGTCCAAAGCGAGTTTGATGTATCAGCGACTCTAGTGAACCAGGTCCAGGAGCAGGGTTCTGTCAGCGGTAAAGGGCCATTTTTGATCCCGAACAGCTCCGTCAAAGCTGTTAACCTTGTGAATACTCTTCTTCAGCAAGGCGTTTCTGTAAAACGCGATTCAGAAGGCAATTTTTATACAGAAGCAGCAGCGAATGCCATTTCTTCAGCAGTAAAAGAATCTGGACTGCACATTGAGTCAGCTAAAGTTCCTGCTGAAGCGGTTGAGGTTGGGGATTTGAAGGTCGCAATCTTGAAGGATGGCGGCATGAATAAGGCTCAATCTCATTCAGGAACCAAACTGGCGCTGAAACGACTGGGATTCAACGTGACGGAAGTGACTCCTTCTGAAGTTGCAGAACAAGGTCTTTCCAGCTTTGACGTGTTTGTTTACAGCGGAACGGAAGGCCTGATTGCCAAAACCCAGACCCGCGCAGGCAATAAAGAGTTCGGGTTCGCGACTCCTGATCAGTTTGACACCTTCAAAGCTAATGTAGAAGAATTTTTAAATAATGGCGGAAAATATATCGCAGTCGGTGCTGGTGCATCCAATGCAACAAAGACATTAGGTCTTACAGATAACACGGTTGTGGTTGGAGACTACAACAGCAACGGCATCGCAAAGGTTGATTACAGCGGTGAAGGTGTGACGGGAGGATATGGCGAGGACGACCTTGGCTTTGTATACCGCCCTGTCTGGTATGAAAACACCGATAATGATGAGGTATCTGCAACATTTGATGACAACGCCGACTTCTTTGTAGCCGGCCACTGGAAAAACAATGGTGATGCACAGGGCAAAGCAGTCATCGTGAAAGAGCAGGATAAGGATGTTACGTTGATTGGCCTTGAAGCTGGTTTCCGTGACCATACAGATTATCTGTTCCGCCTTCTTTCCAACAGCATTTTTGAAAAATAA
- a CDS encoding basic amino acid ABC transporter substrate-binding protein, with amino-acid sequence MKKRFLAIVMMAIMALVISACGTSSSGGGSEAEKKELRVVTDAAYAPFEYMEGDKIVGFDIDFLKAAAKEAGYELKFENVGWDPIFVEIKSKRADMAVSSISINDERKQTYDFSLPYFLSTNKILVREDSDIKSAADLKGKVVAVQNGTTGQEAMDNLLGKNNKDIKKFDNNNLAIMEMLSGGADAVVADNGVVEVYAKNNPNEKLKVIEDSSSFDAEYYGILFPKGTDLKADFDKAIKKIVENGTYEKIYQEWFGQEPNLEMLKAEQEASE; translated from the coding sequence ATGAAAAAAAGATTTCTTGCTATTGTGATGATGGCAATCATGGCGCTTGTAATTTCGGCATGCGGTACAAGCTCAAGCGGAGGGGGATCCGAAGCTGAAAAGAAGGAATTAAGAGTCGTCACGGACGCAGCATATGCACCATTTGAGTACATGGAAGGCGACAAAATTGTTGGTTTCGATATCGATTTCCTGAAGGCAGCCGCGAAAGAAGCAGGGTATGAATTGAAATTCGAGAATGTCGGCTGGGATCCGATTTTTGTGGAAATCAAAAGTAAGCGGGCTGACATGGCTGTATCCTCGATTTCCATCAATGATGAGAGGAAGCAGACTTATGACTTTTCGCTGCCGTATTTCTTGTCCACCAATAAAATTCTTGTCCGCGAAGATAGCGACATCAAAAGTGCGGCTGATCTAAAAGGTAAGGTAGTGGCTGTCCAAAACGGAACAACCGGGCAGGAAGCAATGGATAATCTTCTCGGCAAGAACAACAAGGATATCAAGAAATTCGATAACAACAACCTGGCAATCATGGAAATGCTGTCTGGAGGGGCAGATGCAGTCGTTGCTGATAATGGCGTGGTCGAAGTGTATGCCAAGAACAATCCGAATGAAAAACTGAAGGTCATTGAAGATAGCAGCAGCTTCGACGCGGAATACTATGGAATCCTTTTCCCTAAAGGCACAGATTTGAAAGCGGACTTTGATAAAGCAATCAAGAAAATCGTCGAGAATGGCACATATGAAAAAATCTATCAAGAATGGTTCGGGCAGGAGCCTAACCTGGAAATGCTGAAAGCTGAACAAGAAGCATCAGAATAA
- a CDS encoding amino acid ABC transporter ATP-binding protein, with the protein MIKVANLQKSFGSHKVLNGINVEVQSQEVVVVIGPSGSGKSTFLRCINLLETITDGHVLIKDIDITDKGSDINKVREEVGMVFQHFNLFPHKRVIENIMLAPLKVRGVSEQQAREKGMELLKKVGLEDKAEAYPDSLSGGQKQRVAIARALAMEPKIMLFDEPTSALDPEMVGEVLEVIKQLAREGMTMVVVTHEMGFAREVGDRVIFMDGGLIVEENKPGDIFENPQHERTKAFLSKVL; encoded by the coding sequence ATGATCAAAGTCGCTAATCTGCAAAAATCATTTGGCAGCCACAAGGTGTTGAACGGAATAAATGTTGAGGTCCAGTCACAAGAGGTTGTAGTAGTGATCGGTCCATCTGGTTCCGGCAAATCCACCTTTCTCCGCTGCATAAACCTGCTCGAAACGATTACGGACGGGCATGTGCTGATCAAAGATATTGACATCACAGATAAGGGTTCAGATATCAACAAAGTGCGAGAAGAGGTAGGGATGGTTTTCCAGCACTTCAACCTGTTCCCGCATAAGAGAGTGATTGAAAACATCATGCTGGCGCCGCTGAAGGTACGAGGTGTTTCCGAACAGCAGGCAAGGGAGAAAGGAATGGAGCTGCTGAAAAAGGTAGGACTCGAAGACAAAGCAGAAGCCTACCCAGACTCCCTTTCCGGCGGCCAAAAGCAGCGGGTAGCCATCGCCCGCGCCCTTGCGATGGAGCCTAAAATCATGCTGTTCGATGAACCAACCTCAGCCCTCGATCCGGAAATGGTCGGCGAGGTTTTAGAGGTAATCAAACAGCTTGCCCGCGAAGGGATGACGATGGTAGTCGTCACTCATGAAATGGGCTTTGCCCGCGAAGTCGGTGACCGCGTCATTTTCATGGACGGAGGATTGATCGTGGAAGAAAACAAGCCAGGTGACATTTTCGAAAATCCGCAGCATGAGCGGACGAAAGCATTTTTGAGCAAGGTGTTATAG
- a CDS encoding DUF948 domain-containing protein, with amino-acid sequence MIIVYLSIAVIVAALGYLGYVAYKTFKDAKPTIDSLQETATRVQNKTNAIKEETDSLKFKQQKLMTDFEKKKKAVNTVVFSVKQTPVEFKNALVTKPVAELEQKYKARQWNRKRRNRTMQPQ; translated from the coding sequence ATGATCATTGTTTATTTAAGCATCGCTGTCATCGTGGCTGCCCTCGGTTATCTTGGATACGTTGCATATAAAACATTTAAAGACGCCAAGCCGACGATCGATAGTCTTCAGGAGACAGCAACACGTGTTCAAAATAAGACAAATGCAATCAAAGAAGAAACAGATTCACTAAAGTTTAAACAGCAGAAGCTGATGACTGATTTCGAAAAGAAAAAGAAAGCTGTCAATACTGTTGTTTTTTCAGTAAAACAGACACCTGTAGAATTCAAGAACGCACTGGTCACAAAACCAGTTGCAGAACTTGAACAAAAGTACAAGGCAAGACAGTGGAACCGCAAGCGTCGCAACCGAACGATGCAGCCACAATAA
- a CDS encoding M14 family metallopeptidase: protein MDIYVRRGDSFWYFSNIFNIPLQLIIDSNRDIDPNELDVGQTVRIPGFAAVDYRIRAGDTLWKIAQSRNLQVDALLLANRNINPNGMYVGQMVKVPLRITWRIVQGKKNYDYASLMSDLRRLENVYPFMRVPSIGNSVLGKSIPETLIGNGNKRVHYNGSFHANEWITTPIIMTFMNDYLLALTNQTSIRGLSMQNYYGQTTLSIVPMVNPDGVDLVLNGPPEAEPWNERVVELNRGSLDFTGWKANIRGVDLNDQFPAKWELEKERNPSQPGPRDYVGPNPLSEPEAIAMAEMTRRRDFARVLAFHTQGEVIYWGFENLEPPESEAMVNEFARVSGYQPVKTIESYAGYKDWFIQDWRRPGFTVELGFGINPLPLSQFDEIYEEALGIFLAGLYL, encoded by the coding sequence ATGGATATATATGTGAGAAGAGGAGATTCCTTTTGGTATTTCAGCAATATTTTCAACATCCCTCTCCAGTTGATCATAGATTCCAACCGTGATATTGACCCAAATGAACTGGATGTGGGGCAGACGGTGAGGATTCCCGGTTTTGCGGCTGTGGATTATCGAATCCGTGCAGGTGATACTCTTTGGAAAATTGCCCAAAGCAGGAATCTGCAAGTGGATGCCCTTCTGCTGGCGAACCGCAATATAAATCCAAACGGGATGTACGTCGGACAGATGGTCAAGGTCCCGCTGAGAATAACCTGGCGGATTGTCCAGGGGAAGAAGAATTATGATTATGCCTCATTGATGAGTGATTTGAGAAGATTGGAAAATGTTTATCCGTTCATGAGGGTGCCTTCGATTGGCAATTCTGTTTTAGGTAAGAGCATACCAGAAACACTGATTGGGAATGGCAATAAGCGGGTCCATTACAATGGGTCTTTCCATGCGAATGAATGGATCACCACTCCCATTATCATGACATTCATGAACGACTACCTCCTGGCATTGACGAATCAGACCTCCATACGCGGCTTGTCCATGCAGAACTACTATGGGCAGACGACTTTATCGATTGTGCCGATGGTCAATCCTGATGGAGTCGATCTCGTGCTCAATGGGCCGCCTGAAGCAGAGCCATGGAATGAAAGAGTAGTAGAATTGAATAGAGGAAGCCTCGATTTCACCGGTTGGAAGGCGAATATCAGAGGCGTGGACCTGAACGACCAATTCCCGGCAAAATGGGAGCTTGAAAAAGAACGCAACCCAAGCCAGCCGGGCCCAAGGGATTATGTTGGGCCAAATCCATTATCCGAGCCGGAAGCGATTGCGATGGCAGAAATGACGAGAAGACGCGATTTTGCCCGGGTTCTCGCTTTCCATACTCAGGGAGAAGTCATTTACTGGGGCTTTGAAAATCTTGAGCCGCCTGAATCAGAAGCAATGGTCAATGAATTTGCCCGGGTGAGCGGTTACCAGCCGGTCAAAACGATTGAGAGCTATGCCGGCTATAAAGACTGGTTCATCCAGGATTGGCGCCGGCCAGGTTTCACCGTCGAGCTTGGCTTCGGCATAAACCCGCTGCCGCTGTCCCAATTCGATGAGATTTACGAAGAGGCCCTGGGAATCTTCCTTGCAGGACTTTATCTATAG
- a CDS encoding MBL fold metallo-hydrolase yields the protein MRVIKEGYLYQLTFMPRLFPVNCYFIEEEDGLTLIDAALPNSAKAILQAAEKIGKGIKRIVLTHAHGDHIGALDELKAKLDVPVYISVRDSRLLAGDTSLDSNEPQTPIRGGIPKNIKTRPDILLKEGDEIGSLLAITTPGHTPGSMSFLDKRTNLLIAGDAFQTRGGTAVSGVTIPWFPFPAMATWHKDTALQSARKIHGLEPSLLAVGHGELLQNPVAHIEKAIQKAEAAFTK from the coding sequence ATGAGAGTGATCAAAGAGGGGTATTTATATCAGCTGACGTTCATGCCAAGGCTTTTTCCTGTGAATTGTTATTTTATCGAAGAGGAGGATGGGCTGACTTTAATTGATGCGGCGCTTCCGAATAGCGCGAAGGCAATCCTGCAGGCAGCTGAAAAAATCGGAAAAGGAATCAAGCGGATTGTTTTGACTCATGCTCATGGCGACCATATAGGTGCGCTTGATGAACTGAAAGCGAAACTTGATGTTCCAGTTTATATTTCTGTTCGCGATTCCCGTCTTTTAGCTGGTGATACCTCTCTTGATTCGAATGAACCCCAGACACCAATTCGAGGCGGCATACCCAAAAACATCAAAACAAGACCCGATATTCTCTTGAAGGAAGGGGATGAAATCGGTTCTTTGCTGGCAATCACAACTCCGGGGCACACCCCGGGATCGATGTCATTCCTTGACAAGAGAACAAATTTGCTGATAGCTGGTGACGCCTTCCAGACCAGGGGAGGAACTGCTGTCTCTGGGGTAACAATCCCATGGTTTCCTTTTCCGGCAATGGCGACCTGGCATAAAGACACAGCCCTTCAGAGCGCTCGGAAAATCCATGGGCTTGAACCAAGCCTGCTGGCTGTAGGGCACGGGGAACTGTTGCAGAATCCTGTAGCACATATCGAAAAAGCCATTCAAAAAGCAGAAGCAGCTTTTACAAAATAA
- a CDS encoding amino acid ABC transporter permease: MDFRFDIIVEYTPYLIKGTLLTIGLSLAGILIGTILGLFIGLGKIQRRKLLTWPFVWYITFFRGTPLFVQILLIHFGVVPMLIGETNGIVATIIALSLNAAAYIAEIFRAGIQSIDRGQMEAARSLGMTHVQAMRYVILPQAFKRMIPPLGNEFIVLIKESSLAAIVATPEIMYWGRAMAGQYYRVWEPYLTAAVIYLILTLSLSFLLNLLERRLKTE; the protein is encoded by the coding sequence ATGGATTTTCGTTTTGATATTATCGTGGAATATACTCCCTATTTAATTAAAGGGACGCTGCTGACAATCGGGCTGTCATTGGCCGGGATTTTAATCGGGACAATCCTCGGGCTTTTCATTGGTCTCGGCAAGATCCAGCGGCGGAAACTGCTGACATGGCCATTTGTCTGGTATATCACTTTCTTTCGGGGAACCCCGTTATTTGTGCAAATCCTGCTGATTCATTTTGGTGTCGTTCCGATGCTCATTGGGGAAACGAACGGGATTGTCGCGACGATTATCGCGCTGTCCCTTAATGCTGCAGCATATATCGCTGAAATTTTCAGGGCCGGAATCCAGTCGATTGATCGCGGCCAGATGGAAGCCGCCCGATCGCTGGGCATGACCCATGTGCAGGCGATGAGGTATGTGATTTTACCGCAGGCCTTCAAACGGATGATCCCGCCTCTGGGGAATGAGTTCATTGTACTGATCAAGGAATCATCCCTTGCAGCGATCGTCGCGACTCCGGAAATCATGTACTGGGGCCGGGCAATGGCAGGACAGTACTACCGAGTATGGGAGCCGTACCTCACCGCGGCAGTCATTTACCTCATACTTACGCTGTCCCTTAGCTTTTTACTAAATCTCCTCGAAAGAAGGCTGAAAACAGAATGA
- a CDS encoding WHG domain-containing protein codes for MSPRPKVALDKNTIMIAAAELANEHGSEYITLAMLAKKLNIKPPSLYNHFDGLPGIKREMAIFSLQKLYISLAEEAEGKAHGDEAVLALSRAYLSFARTNPGLYEFALSAPDPADEQVHAAGKKIVELVVSAIGPFKLSEEDAIHAVRGLRSLMHGFASLEHKGGFGMPFDLDESYKLAVTALIRGLKKSS; via the coding sequence ATGTCACCAAGACCAAAAGTGGCGCTTGATAAAAATACGATCATGATTGCAGCAGCTGAGCTGGCGAATGAGCATGGAAGTGAATATATCACTTTGGCAATGCTGGCCAAGAAGCTCAATATTAAACCTCCTTCATTATACAACCACTTTGACGGCCTGCCGGGAATCAAAAGGGAAATGGCCATTTTTTCACTACAAAAACTTTACATTAGCCTGGCAGAAGAAGCGGAGGGCAAAGCACACGGTGACGAAGCAGTTTTGGCATTAAGCCGGGCGTATTTATCCTTCGCAAGAACAAATCCGGGACTGTACGAGTTCGCATTATCAGCACCAGATCCCGCAGATGAGCAAGTTCATGCCGCCGGCAAAAAAATCGTTGAACTTGTCGTATCTGCTATCGGACCTTTTAAACTTTCAGAAGAGGATGCAATCCATGCTGTCCGCGGCCTAAGAAGCCTCATGCATGGGTTTGCATCGCTGGAGCATAAAGGTGGTTTCGGGATGCCGTTTGACTTGGATGAGAGTTACAAGCTTGCAGTCACAGCTCTTATTCGAGGCTTGAAAAAATCCAGCTAA